A region from the Halobacillus mangrovi genome encodes:
- a CDS encoding nitroreductase family protein, with product MEHTKTDLARIIRERRSVKSGYLDREVPEDLIKELLEDASYAPTHGLREPWRFIFIPTEEADGFVEDLVKTFPKDMQENRRNYFSQPAAFLIAVMKEDPRQKQWEENFGAISCFIQNFQLLAWEKQLGVVWKTNTQIHEPKVRELLNVKPGEKIVGFLHLGYFEKKPKPKQRTPIEEKLTIYKNKH from the coding sequence ATGGAACACACAAAAACAGATTTGGCTAGAATCATTCGCGAACGACGCTCCGTAAAGAGTGGATACTTAGATAGAGAAGTCCCTGAAGATCTAATCAAAGAGCTATTGGAGGATGCCAGCTATGCTCCTACCCATGGCCTTAGAGAACCATGGCGTTTCATTTTTATTCCCACAGAAGAGGCAGATGGATTCGTTGAAGATCTGGTAAAAACATTTCCAAAAGACATGCAAGAAAATAGAAGAAATTATTTCAGCCAGCCTGCTGCATTTCTCATTGCCGTAATGAAGGAAGATCCTCGTCAAAAGCAATGGGAAGAGAATTTCGGAGCGATTAGCTGTTTCATCCAAAACTTCCAACTTCTTGCTTGGGAAAAACAATTAGGAGTCGTTTGGAAAACAAATACTCAAATTCACGAACCAAAAGTTCGTGAATTATTAAATGTAAAGCCAGGAGAAAAAATTGTAGGGTTCTTACATCTTGGTTATTTTGAGAAGAAACCGAAGCCAAAACAGCGTACTCCTATTGAAGAAAAGCTTACGATATACAAAAACAAACACTAA